In Candidatus Cohnella colombiensis, one DNA window encodes the following:
- a CDS encoding amidase: MAASYRTKRDDASMRTMMLMLSALLLFCGVAPVTVAAKSKVTYASRTQLTTWLWDAHKIIKDSDKVIAELVSRNVNVLLLQIDDTVDVEYYRQFIRKASLKEIKVEALDGAPQWVAENGAKLQQVFLDWLIKYQATAAKQEKFTGIHLDVEPYEHEHYDSNSAQYLEAYQTMIIRFRNQADKLRLNFGIDIPFWFYGVNYQNQYGSGNMAEWLCKQVSNITIMAYRDTAKEILSISAAEMKLFQKYKVRGTIAVETGRLSARNNFVTFYEETKEYMDEQLEIVYQAYKNDSAFQGIAIHYYDSWVAMK, encoded by the coding sequence ATGGCAGCCAGTTACCGAACGAAGAGAGATGATGCGAGTATGAGAACGATGATGTTAATGCTTAGTGCTCTATTATTATTTTGCGGAGTTGCCCCGGTCACCGTAGCAGCTAAGTCGAAAGTGACCTACGCGAGTCGTACACAGCTTACAACTTGGTTATGGGATGCACATAAGATTATTAAAGATTCAGACAAGGTGATTGCAGAGCTTGTATCTCGTAATGTCAACGTATTGCTACTGCAAATCGATGACACGGTTGATGTTGAGTATTATCGCCAATTTATTCGCAAGGCTTCATTGAAAGAAATTAAAGTCGAGGCGTTGGATGGTGCGCCGCAGTGGGTTGCTGAGAATGGTGCAAAGCTTCAACAGGTTTTCCTAGACTGGTTGATCAAGTACCAAGCGACTGCTGCCAAGCAAGAGAAGTTTACCGGCATTCATCTAGATGTTGAGCCGTATGAGCATGAGCATTATGACAGTAATAGCGCTCAATATCTCGAAGCCTATCAGACGATGATAATTAGATTCCGTAATCAAGCGGACAAGCTTCGGTTAAACTTTGGTATTGATATTCCTTTCTGGTTTTATGGGGTCAACTATCAAAATCAATACGGATCGGGAAATATGGCCGAGTGGCTCTGCAAGCAAGTGAGCAATATTACAATCATGGCATATAGAGATACGGCGAAAGAGATATTGAGCATCTCGGCAGCGGAGATGAAGCTGTTTCAGAAGTATAAAGTGCGTGGCACCATTGCGGTTGAAACGGGTCGTTTATCCGCTCGCAATAACTTTGTAACCTTCTATGAAGAGACGAAGGAATATATGGATGAGCAGCTCGAAATCGTGTATCAAGCATATAAAAATGATTCAGCATTCCAGGGGATCGCTATTCATTACTATGATAGCTGGGTAGCGATGAAGTGA
- a CDS encoding ABC transporter substrate-binding protein/permease has translation MFRKQFMKRMIPLFVLILLVLTFGSTAFFHPIIASAASDEPIPAKHKLIMGTSPDYPPYESIDAKSNGEIVGMDIDIAKAITSKLGYELEIASMDFNGLIAALQTHRVDFVMSGMSVTEERKLSVAFSDSYYTARNTIVSRADDNFETVEQLSGKLVGAQLGSTQDLFAETIEGASLKKLNKIADLIQELNSDRIDAAIVEDAVAIEMVLANPKLVMNFLPVAEEENGYSIAFPQQSQLVESFNNALQQMRESGELGQIIDHWFQEKDTESKSSGSLKIDFSVLNGYVPYILKGVYVTLLFTLVSALLGLIWGTILSLFKISTIKPLQWFATAYTSVFRGTPLLVQLTIIYYATPQLFNIDIPALLAAGLAFGLNSAAYLSETIRGGIMAVDKGQREAAISLGVPYRKMMVRIIFPQALRHILPAIVNEVVALLKESSLVSVIGVTELMRRADVVRASTFRAFEALLLVAAIYYVLVLILTSLASMLERRLRRSD, from the coding sequence ATGTTTAGGAAACAATTCATGAAGCGAATGATCCCTCTGTTCGTCCTCATACTGTTAGTGCTAACCTTCGGGTCGACAGCATTCTTTCATCCGATTATTGCCTCTGCGGCGTCAGATGAACCTATACCTGCAAAGCATAAGTTAATTATGGGTACTTCACCCGACTACCCTCCATACGAAAGTATCGATGCGAAAAGCAACGGCGAGATTGTCGGTATGGATATCGACATTGCGAAAGCGATCACAAGCAAGCTTGGGTATGAGCTCGAGATTGCTAGTATGGACTTTAACGGGCTGATCGCTGCGCTACAGACTCATCGTGTCGATTTTGTCATGTCAGGAATGTCTGTAACCGAGGAACGCAAGCTAAGCGTTGCATTCTCCGATTCATACTATACTGCTCGCAATACGATCGTCTCCAGAGCGGATGACAACTTTGAAACGGTTGAGCAGCTTTCCGGTAAGCTTGTAGGCGCACAGCTAGGATCGACACAGGATCTATTCGCTGAGACGATCGAAGGCGCTTCGCTGAAGAAGCTTAATAAGATCGCAGACCTCATTCAGGAATTGAATTCTGACAGAATCGATGCAGCCATCGTGGAAGATGCCGTCGCAATTGAGATGGTGCTTGCCAATCCGAAGCTCGTCATGAACTTCCTCCCAGTAGCTGAGGAAGAGAACGGTTATTCCATCGCCTTTCCACAACAGTCCCAGCTCGTCGAAAGCTTCAACAACGCGCTACAGCAGATGCGCGAAAGTGGCGAACTTGGTCAAATTATTGACCATTGGTTTCAAGAGAAAGATACGGAGTCGAAGAGCTCCGGTTCACTCAAAATTGACTTTAGTGTACTGAACGGCTATGTCCCCTATATCCTAAAGGGTGTATATGTCACACTGCTGTTCACGCTCGTATCCGCCTTATTAGGCTTAATCTGGGGAACGATTCTTTCCCTCTTTAAAATATCTACAATTAAACCACTACAATGGTTTGCGACTGCTTATACTTCCGTCTTTCGCGGGACCCCATTACTCGTTCAGCTTACAATTATCTATTACGCGACACCACAGCTTTTCAACATTGATATCCCTGCTTTACTTGCAGCCGGGCTTGCATTCGGGCTTAATTCAGCAGCGTATCTATCTGAGACGATTCGCGGGGGAATCATGGCTGTCGACAAGGGACAACGCGAGGCTGCAATTTCGCTTGGTGTTCCCTACCGTAAAATGATGGTACGCATCATATTCCCTCAGGCTTTACGCCACATCTTACCAGCAATCGTGAACGAAGTCGTCGCGCTACTGAAGGAATCTTCACTCGTATCCGTCATTGGGGTAACGGAGCTGATGCGTCGCGCAGATGTCGTTAGAGCAAGCACATTCCGCGCTTTCGAAGCGTTATTGCTCGTTGCTGCTATCTACTACGTGCTTGTCCTTATCCTTACATCTCTTGCTAGCATGCTCGAAAGGA